GCTGAAACCTTTAGATATTTGAGCAAAGGAGTGATAATGATCATATTTGTCTTTAAAAGAGTTTCGGTGTATAAGTTAGAGATAAAGGCTCATGCTCAGACTATGTAAGTGGTAAGACTAGGGGCTGGGGAAAGATAGTTTGTAGGAAATAGCACCAAGATAATAGACAGATCTAATGACGTTGAAGGAGTGGGAGCCTCAAAGAAGATTGAGTGAATAGTCAAACATGGATGGTCGTGTCTTTCACTGAAATAGGGACAAGGGCATGATTGTATAGGCAGGGTAGCAGGCAGATAATGAAATCAGTTTTGAATTTGTTGAATCTCAAGTACTGGTGACACACTAAGGAAGATGTCAAACagatttggaaatagggtttagAGCTGGAATCAGGTGAGGTCAAAGGAAAAACGTGAAGGTTGAGGAAAGGAGCTGAGAGTTGGATCCTTGGGAAGGGTTGAGAAGGAATAAAGCCAAGTTGGGCATGGGTAGGTAGCACTAATCATTGCTTCAGGGGGTATAATGGGGACCCCATGTATACTGGACACATGTAGGGCCCTACAGGCAGTGGTACAGAGAGGAGGAGATAGGATGACTATGTGACCTGCACTTAACTGTTCCAGGGGCCTGTGGCAAAAGAACTGAGTGGATTGCCTTCTGGACCCTCTGCTGGATCAGGCCCTCCTCCCCCACCGCCAGGGCCACCTCCCCCGCCAGTCCCCACCAGTTCGGGCTGCGATGACTCTGCATCCCGCTCAGCACTGTTTGCGCAGATTAATCAGGGGGAGAGCATCACACATGGTAAGTGAATACTTTGACACAAACAGTTCATACAGCAATTTGTCTGGGCCAGACTTCATCAGCTAGTCGGCAAACCCAAACCCTGGCTTATATTCACTTGAGGTGTCACGTTCGTTTGAGTTGCCCTTGCCCAAATGGACAGCCTAGGTGGCTTAAATGGAAATCGAAAATGGGTGACTACAGTAGGCAGAAGCCCTCTGTTCCATTGAAAGTGACTTAATATTAAGTAGcatatcaatatatattatattaatatgtggcCAAGGTACAGTGCTGATAGTTCTTCCCAGAGCTTTTTCCATGGTACCACATGGTCTCTGGGAAGTCATTCTGTCAGGGAGTTAACTTCCTCAGAGGATGCATACTGGTCACATGGAAAATTTGTATAAGAAGGACCTAATGTTATAGAGAAAGTAGATGCCCTTCTACACAGATGATGGAAGTCTAGGTTGTCTAGCCCTCTTCTAGGAATCTACCCATAAAAATATCTCAATTAAAGAAGTTTTATACAGAGCTACTTATAGTAGCTAAAAATgtaacaacctaaatatccaacaGTAAAGGACATGATTAGTTAACTATGGCATATCTTCCTGATACAATATTATGCagtcattacatttttttcctacagtGAGCCAtgtaatgtttaagaaaaaaatctagtattttaattttaaccacaAGGAGTGGTTAAAGAGGCCATTCAGTATTGGTTTTATATAGTCAACATAGATTGGGCCATGTTCAAGAGCAAAGTGTGTGTCAGCAGCCTGCTGTGGGAGATTATggtatcttttcctttaaaaaataaaagaaagatatttttagaaactatAGGCTAACATGAGAAAGtttgtgtatgttttttctcaaaaatatttttaacctggGAGCATAGATTCAAATTGCCCTGAATATACACTCCTGAGAAAGTTTTTTCAAGTGTCAGTTGGTTGAACCAAATTTATTAACAATGTGTAtagttaaaactaaataaaaacaagtatgaATAGAAAAAATGCTGGAGAGTTTCAAATGTAAACACTTACTGGGGAAGGCAGAAGTAGGGTTAGCTGTGGGtgaagttttgttttccttttatcaaattttctttatttcacatctttttcttcttctgttgctttaaaaactacaAACATGTTTGTGAGTATATATTTGGTATATGTCTTTCTAGGTCTTTTTCTGTGCATTTACATTTCCATGTCCTCCACCCCCACTACACACACATTTTatgctttacttttaaaaacagaaccaTATAATTTAACCTTGTGGGAGAAGAGCAGTTATAAAAGTACTTCTCCAAAATGGCTTGTAAAAGAATATCTCAAAGGCTCTGGTTTTTGGCTTTGAATTTTCTGCTAAGGATCAGTTTAACTTATGATAACAGAAGTTGGTTATTGCCTTAGCCCAAAGCCCTGGTATGAAGGACAGGAACAAGGTAGCTGTTGTTCTTACAGCCCTGAAACATGTATCTGATGACATGAAGACTCACAAGAACCCTGCCCTGAAGGCTCAGAGTGGTCCAGTACGCAGTGGCCCCAAGCCATTCTCTGCACCCAAACCCCAAACCAGCCCATCCCCCAAACCAGCCACAAAGAAGGAGCCAGCTCTACTTGAACTGGAGGGCAAGAAGTGGAGAGTGGTGAGTTAAAAAAAGACCCGGACTGGCATaacaaggagcagggacagggagttTAAATGTAATTCAGCCACATGAGTGCAGGGTTCTGTCTTAGATCACAAGAACAAAAGTTTGGGAAAGCCTGTTTTTTGGTTGATGTGTGCTTCATGATGAGAATTCTGGGGTATTTCTTTAACAGGAAAAtcaggagaatgtttccaacCTGGTGATTGATGATACAGAGCTCAAACAGGTGGTTTACATATACAAGTGTGTCAACACGACATTGCAAATCAAGGGCAAAATTAACTCCATTACAGTAGGTGAGTCTTTGTCCTAGAGCTTGAGAGGGCTAGAACCATTTTACCTACCCTGCTTCTAAAGATTCTCAGATGTATTACTTTCAAATTATATTGTTGACctgctctctttcttctcctagATAACTGTAAGAAACTTGGTCTGGTATTCGATGACGTGGTGGGCATTGTGGAGATAATCAATAGTAGGGATGTCAAAGTTCAGGTAACTTGATATCTTGGCTCTTTCTTTTGGTCCCTGAGGAATTAAAAGAGACACAGCAGACCCACAGATGTTGCTTTGGTGGGAATCTGATTCTACAGTCTGTAAGCTGAGCTGCTTTGGACATGGCAGAAGAGGGGTTGGCTCTTCAAGTGAGCTCTTTCAAGCACCTGTCCCAACCCGCCCATAGTATCCAGTGTCTGTTGCACACCTGTGAGCTTTTCATGTAGTTGCTGAATCATGTGAAACAGGGAAAGCTTTTCCAGCAACTTACTGTTCTCCTCCCCAACTGCTGGGACTCAGTTCTCTTGGTTTTCTCTGCAGGTAATGGGTAAAGTGCCAACCATTTCCATCAACAAAACAGATGGCTGCCATGCTTACTTGAGCAAGAATTCCCTGGATTGTGAGATAGTCAGTGCCAAATCTTCCGAGATGAACGTCCTCATTCCTACAGAAAGTGGTGACTTTGTAAGTTTTCTTGATCTCTTTAGTAGTATGATAAAAACAGAAGGGACTGAAAACTTCTTGCATTGGAGAAAGCTATTTAATGAACATTCTGCACTAAGTAGGTAAAACCCAAATTGCACACCAAAAGCACATGAAGGTGAGGTGGTCTGATGTAGGAGGGTGGTTTCTGCCTTTAAGTTGAGCTTGGGGTAGCAAAAAAGAATGGGAATGAGTCATGGCACCCTGTCAAGCTGGTGCTATAAAGCCATATGTATTCTCATTTACACCTCATAGATTTAACAGTCTGTTTAAGATCACAGATCACTGAACAGTGAATAGTACACACAGCATGGCTCGATGGGTTCAGTTTGTCTCTTAGCACATCCTCCCATGCTCTCAGGATTAAGTGTAAGCGAGCATTGGGAGAAAAGCGTTGAGATTTAGTCCCAGCTCATTCTTTAGTTTAGGTTTAAACCCATTGTCTTCTTTATTTGCAGAATGAGTTCCCAGTCCCTGAACAGTTCAAGACCCTATGGAATGGGCAGAAGTTGGTCACCACAGTGACAGAAATTGCTGGATAAGTGAAGTGCCACTGGGTTCTTTGCCCTCTCCCTATACACCATGGGATAAATCTGTATCAAGACAGTTCTTTTCTAGATTTCCTCTACCTTTCTGCTCTTAAACTGCTTCTCTGCTCTGAGAAGCACAGCTACCTGCCTTCACTGAAATATACCTCAGGCTGAGATTTGGGGTGGGATAGCAGGTCAGTTGATCTTCTGCAGGAAGGTGCAGCTTTTCCATATCAGTTCAATCACACCACCAGTCCATTCTTAAGGAACTGTAGACCACGACTGGTACATTTTAGCTTTCAGCTTTGGGGGGTTATTCTACCAACAGATAGTCCTTTGAGAAGAATAAAACAGTCCCAGGAGTTAACAGATCAGAACATTCACACTAAACTTTTTCTAACAATGAGCATGAAGGTAGCAGAAGCTGGTGTTGATTCCAGACAGTTCTAACCAAACTAATATTTCCCTGTTGACAAGTGAGGGCAAGGGTTGCACTGGACCAAAGGCTGAGGCTTGGCCATCTAGCATTCCAAGCAAAATTATTTCCTATAAGCATTCCTTTTATTCTGCATTCCATCCTGGATCTGCCTAAACCATGAAACAGGAGGTTCTCTGGTACCAGCTGCTAAAGCATTATCCTTCATATCCAGGGCAGTTAAACGTGTCTTAGACCCTTTCTCTGGGATCCCTGCCCAGCACCTTCCTACAGAGAtgactttaaaggaaaaaaaaaaaaaaggaaaacaacacacCATTCCAAGGAGTCTGgcattccttcttccttccctgctaGGTGCCTGTCATCCATCTTCACTGCCTCCTTTTCCCTATCATGCTCAACAACTTAGGGCTTCTGTCCAGGCACCTGAACAGAGGACTAAAACCTCCACTGCAGGCTGGTTTTAGGTCTTGATTTATGTGAGAATCTTGCACAGCATTGCTAATGtaaatttcagttttttccctAGACAAACAATTACCAAAATATGCAACTTTTTTTGGTGGGAAGAGAGATTGTCCTGTGATTTCTACCCATTCCCTGAGGCCTGTGGAAATAAACCTTTATGTACTTAAAGTtatacagaaaatagaataaagttAATACCAAACTTGCTTAGTTATTTAACTATGGTATTTGttgtatagaaaagaaaaatgacaccaaGAATAAGAAACTACTCTTTATTTTAGATAACCTCATAAAACTGTTTTCACATCCCCCCACTTCTTGTCCTTAATCTTCATTTTTTAGTTGAAGAATGAGGCttaacagagaaaggaaaaaccaTAAAGGGTAAACTTAGCAGCACTAACAATGTCCTTGCATCAAAGCATAGCTAATCATTTCTCCAAACTTGCATTCTACAGAACAGTCTTCTATTAATAGAAAGTGTTAATACATTTTCACAGAGTGGGGGCTATGATTTCCATGCTCAAACAGCATAGGAGATGGTAGATTATAGTTAGTTTCTATACATAACAGGAATTCTCAGAGTCCTTAGTATTCTAATGGAGGTTGATCtccaaaaggagaaaaggagtgtGCAATATTTTCTAAGCTTTTTTGAGCAAACAAGTCTTTTCTTACAGAACATATCAAATAGTTTGGAGTATGCTGATAAATTAGTTTTGGGGGATGGAAGTTAGAAAGCCCAGTCTCTTCATATTGTTCCTTCTGTTCTATGTTAAAGCTAGCAATTACCATCCAGACTCTAAAATCCAAATCTAGCATCCAGACCACAAGTCATGCTAAGAAAGGGCAGGTTGGTCAAAGATGGAATGGAAAGAACTAGCTGCCTTATTTTTCACTCACTCCTACATTTTCTTCACCCCCTCTTTAGGTTATAAAGATGTACATTTCCTCTCTTAAGCAACCCTTCCCTCCTCTTATGACAGTGCAACAAATACATCACTACTAAAGGAGACAAAATGGTGCTGCAGAGGCAAGATGGTAGGTCAGTGGGATTTGTCTAATAATTATTGCTAAAACAGCATGGAGGGCAACATACCCAGAGAGGAAGGCAGCCTTAAGAAAAATTACACAGAAACATCCAAGCAATACTTTTCTAAGCACTAGTTAAATCATCAGCATTCTCTctgcttgaaatgtggctagacTTTCCTGAAGAAGATATTTGCCCTTAGAATCTATCTTTTTGCTTTAGTCTCCTCTGGGCCTGGGTACAGTTCTGGCATTGACCTGTAGCAGACTGCCTTTCTTAGCACTAAACTTGACTGACCACAACAAAAGGTTGTAAAACAATCTCCATGGTTATTACCtaattaaatttgcatttaacACCATATGGCAAAAGGAGGCAAGAAAGGATAAGAGCAAAGGATAAGATTGGGATCTTAGATCTTTCCAAGTAGGGCATGTCAGCTGATGATAGGAGAGAAGGATTAGTTGCAAACTGGATCTGAGCTCAGACTTGGGCATGAAGGAAACTCTCTCCCATGTGGTTTGGAAGAGTTAGGGGCTCCCTGTGCTGTGTTACGAACTTCAAGGGTTTCATTCAAGGAAGGGTATAATGTTGGCATTAAACCATTCTTTAGACAGCTGAAGATGGTCTCCTTCTGTAGCCAGAAACACTAGCTGTCCTGCCTTGTCCATTTCCTTTAACCCCAAGCGGTCCTGCAGAAAGAAAGGCCATAATTAAGAGGATTATCAAAGTTTTAGAGTAAAACGGTAAAGTAATAGAATGTTAACTTGAGATACATTCTCAAAATGCAATTTGTCCCGAGTATTAAAATTGAGGTgtacactcactctagcctgggcaacaaagtgagactctgtctcaaaaaaaaaaaaaaaaaaaaattgaggtgtaCTGTCAAAAATGCCAAAAAGGAAACTTCCCTCtagttttttctaaatattaaaaatggacaTGCAATTGAGATTGTTCTATACAGAGTTTTACATTGTGCTTTCTGAAAAGCTTCCCAGAGCTGGAGGTCCACCTATTAGTGGGCAAGCTATAGACAAAACTACCTGAGGACATCACAGGTAAGTGGGACTGAGCCATAGACAGGAGGACATTAGCTAGATGGCTTAAAACATATCCAACCCTTGGATGATAAACCTGAGACACTCGTATCCTGCAACTGACAATGTCATCACCCACAGCCTGGATGCCATAGGGCAACCTCTGGTTGGGAAGATAAGCAGTTACAACAGTGCCAGAGTGGTGCTTCTGCTGCCATCAGTTTGAGTTTCACAATAAGGAAGttcttggtaatttttaaaactttttaaattagacCCTAGCCTCTCTATTTACCCAAGCTGAGACACTAAATGTAAGAGAAGAGACAAATGGCCTCTAAAATTACTTGAAGGAATTCTAGTTACATGACTAGTTCAAATGCACCATTTGTGCAATTATTTTAGAGTCTATCTCTGACATAAAATCCTTAGGTTGTGGAAGGCCCCAGAACTGGAGGTGGTGAAATACTACAACTTCCACTTGCGACAGGACCTCCTATTAATAAAATTCACAACTTTAGTCCCATGCAACCTCTTGTAAGAGTTCCCCTTGTCAttgcctaatttaaaaatgacttcaCATCTATCAATGTTTTAAGGTAACACCCCTCTCTTCTACGTTTTCGTCATACATGAGGGCTTCCTGGATTTGGAGCAGACTGCACCTCAGCAAAGGCAGCCAGttctaaaccttttttttttttttttttctttttaaacacaatGACTTCTGggataaacctttttttttttaatcaaaaggaaGGAGTCAGAGATGAAGTCTTTCTTGTTATTGCTTGAAAGCCATGAGGTACAGGTCCTTCTACCTGCAGCATGTAGTGGTTTTCTATAAATTAGTGCCTGCTAAGCTAGAGCAACAATCAACAACCTAACAAGCCTCGCCCATGTCAGATACGAGTCAGATGCTTCATGAGCATGCAGTGCTCTGGGTGTAGAGGACAGGGCTGTAGCACCAAAGAACCTACCAGCTTCAGGGAATGGGAGCTGAAAAGGACGGTACCAACCTCCCAAGACATCTCTTTCCCCAGTTACCTGTGTGTATAGGGTGGTCTGCTGTAAGGGAATGGTTTCCTTGGCTTGGCCACTTCTGTAAAATCCAAACCACtacaggaaaggaaggagaaataaggTCCAATCAGACACATAGCAAACACTGCCAAACTAATTTGAGACTGGCTAGTAGCTAAGACTACCAACAAACTGAACATGATAAAGTTACAGCAAGAAGGAAACATGGACAGGGCATGTCTTGAGTCATCTTTTTAAGGGTGGGTCCTGAGGAATGAATTAATCTTTCCAAAGAGCTTTCCACCTCCCCAGAATTTCTGTTTCCTACATATATGgagtaataaatgtaaaaatccctGTGCTGAACTCTAGACATTCGAGGATAAATATATAGTCTTGTTTTATATACAAACAGGAATGTATAGTCTTGTTTCCAAGATGCTGCCAGTCTGCGAAGGCACAGAAACAATTCAGTGTTAAGCACAAGGGTCAGAAAACTTTTTTGTAAAGGCAAGATACAAAATATTTAGGCTTTAAGGGCAATATGGTTGTAACCACTTACTGCTGCCACTGtaacaaaagcagccacagacaatatataaaaaatgagtagAACCGTGTTCCAATGAAACCTTATTTATGGACAATGAAATCTgagtttcatataatttttacatggcAAAAGTCTTGAtgtttttccaaccatttaaaaatgtaaaaaccattcttcgCTTGTGGCCCATATAAAAACAGGTAGCAAGCTGGATTTGGTCTGTGGGCCACAGTCTGACAACCCCTGGTGGTTTGACATAATGTGATGACTGTTCTAATAGAGTCCTGATGATGAGTCTACAAAAGTGAGCAAATTCTGCTTGGAGGTGGCATGGCATCCtgaagaaagtgacatttgagtttTGCCCTTGACAAATAGAAGCGTGTCAGGTAGGGAAGCCAGGGAAAGTCACTTTAGAGACAGAAAAGCATGAATGAACAAAGGCATACAAGAGAAAAGGCACATGCTAAGTTTGAGGCATTACAGGTAGTACAATATGGCTTAACCAAAGTGTATGCAGGgagggggggagaaaaaaaaaaaaaaacaaagtgtatGCAGTGGGTAATAAGGGAGATTAGGCTGGAAATACAGACTAAGCCAGATCATGGCAGACCTTGAATGCCAAACTTAGGAATTTATAGACTGGGCTAGTGGTTCTGAGCATTTTTTGGGTCTTAAATCTCTGAAAACTGATTAAAACTACAGACCCTTTCCTAGAGAGTGCAATTATATAATTCTGCATACAATTCTGGGATGGGATAGGGGATTACAATGCTTGGTGTCCCATTTATGGACCTCAGGTGAAGAACCCTGTTGTATAAGAAGCTGGTAGAAAGGACTGAAGGATTTTTCCCCAGCAGGCAGATGTATTTTAATGCCATTTACTCCAATAGTCTCCTTGCATGTGGCCTAAGTAGTATCTTACCTCAGAATCTACAGGGTCCACAATGGAATCATTGAGGAATTTCACCATTACAAACTTCTTCAGGGCCATCAGGTTTTTCTTATAGGACTCATTGACACCCTGGAAGAAAGGCCAGTAGCACCTCAGGGTCATTACCATTAGGTCCCAGCAGGAGGTCAAAGCCTGTCAGTGCTCTGGTCTCCCTGGCCCTGGGCCACAATGTTTCTTCCCCAtgggtttgggttgttttccaGCTTCCTGCCCAGAATATACCTTGTAAGCCATTTCTTACCATCCTATTTGACTGACATACCATGATGGCATACAGTTGCAACCATGAGTGTCACCACAGACCATAGGCATCCAGCACACAGGCGAAAAGCTTCTAGTTAGAGAAAGCCAAGGCAAAATAAACTGCAAATTCTGACTGGCTCTGCTATAGTATtctgtgttgttttttgtttgttttgttttcccttccaactttttgtttaaaaacaaaaacaacccctccCTCACAAAAACCCCCAACTTTTCCAATTAGCCTAATATAAATTGAGCCATCTAGTTTACCACAACCTCCAAAATCATGCTCGCATCTGGGACATACTGAGTGCCCTCTACAGTCTCTCTTCTAGGTAAATCTTCCTTTTGAGAAAACCTTCCTCATTAAGATAGCAGCTATGAATTTCCACTTAGCCCAGCAACCTACTGAGCTCATCCTGCTGCTTCAACGCTAGGAAAGGTCAAGAACTTGAGGGAATAAAGCAAAGTGAACTTCTACCTCCCTAAAAGGAACCAAATCTCACAGGTACTGCCTCCTAAAACACAGAACTGTTTCCCAGATTCTGCCCAGGATAGTTTGGGTCAAATGTCACTGCTGATTTGGTTATGATGacctgaatagaaaaaaagaatgcacaACTCTGAGAGCCTGGTTTGGGTGCTTACCCGCTCCTGATTGATATCTGCCAAGAAGATGCTGTGGTTGCGGTACACATCCTCCTTTATGGGGTCATGCCAGTATTCTGCTTGCACCAGGctgcaggaaggaaaaggaaggtgaTCAAGCTGCTTGTCAACTGGCATGCCCACCTGGGGCATGCCCAGTGCAAAGGCCACCAAGAGACTTCAAAAGGACAAAAGACCAAAGCCCTCAAGTCCCACACCTTGCCCTCTAGTAGGGAAGACAAGACTTCCACCTACAAAATGGTTCATCAACAAGACACCTCGCTGAGACAAGCACAGGCTATTCAGCTTAGTATAGAAAGTAGAAAAGATTTCAGAAAAGGGCTTACCAATATTTGGTTCCCTTATGGCACTGAGCTTTATCACACTTATCATGCGttccagtcatggtggcacatgctatCCCCTCCCCTAACCTCATCCTGTAAGATTCAACTCAAACATCACCACCTCTTGCCTCTTCCTCTCCATCCAGTCATCCTACTATCAGCCTGGGATGGAGGTCTAACTTATCAGTCACAAAACACTTAATACACTGTTGAGTGATGGCACCAGTTTTCAGTATTCTACTATGTCGTGCATGCCATTTTCAAGTGCAAAGGACAAATATTTGGTTGTTTTAATACTATTATTTCAGACAGATCAGCAGTTCTGTTCACACTTATTTTCTCTCCAGTCTCTTCCCAATTGCCCTTGCCTTCCAGCCTCCATCCCTCCAAAAGGGGCACCTTTACAAAACAAGGTCTCCtggggaaagaaggaaattaGAACATGAGTGGGGCTCTCTATCCTGGGTTGGCAGGGAGAGAAATCAAAATGTCTACAAGAGGAGCTCCCAGCCAGAGTGGAAGAGCTACCCAGAGGTGGTGGTCCTGAAAGCTACACTCAGTGGAGCGAGATGGCG
This region of Microcebus murinus isolate Inina chromosome 2, M.murinus_Inina_mat1.0, whole genome shotgun sequence genomic DNA includes:
- the CAP1 gene encoding adenylyl cyclase-associated protein 1 isoform X2, yielding MADMQNLVERLERAVGRLEAVSHTSDMHCGYGDNSSKGAAPYVQAFDLLLAGPVTEYLKISKEIGGDVQKHAEMVHTGLKLERALLVTASQCQQPAGNKLSDLLAPISEQIQEVITFREKNRGSKLFNHLSAVSESIQALGWVAMAPKPGPYVKEMNDAAMFYTNRVLKEYKDVDKKHVDWVKAYLSIWTELQAYIKEFHTTGLAWSKTGPVAKELSGLPSGPSAGSGPPPPPPGPPPPPVPTSSGCDDSASRSALFAQINQGESITHALKHVSDDMKTHKNPALKAQSGPVRSGPKPFSAPKPQTSPSPKPATKKEPALLELEGKKWRVENQENVSNLVIDDTELKQVVYIYKCVNTTLQIKGKINSITVDNCKKLGLVFDDVVGIVEIINSRDVKVQVMGKVPTISINKTDGCHAYLSKNSLDCEIVSAKSSEMNVLIPTESGDFNEFPVPEQFKTLWNGQKLVTTVTEIAG
- the CAP1 gene encoding adenylyl cyclase-associated protein 1 isoform X1: MADMQNLVERLERAVGRLEAVSHTSDMHCGYGDNSSKAGAAPYVQAFDLLLAGPVTEYLKISKEIGGDVQKHAEMVHTGLKLERALLVTASQCQQPAGNKLSDLLAPISEQIQEVITFREKNRGSKLFNHLSAVSESIQALGWVAMAPKPGPYVKEMNDAAMFYTNRVLKEYKDVDKKHVDWVKAYLSIWTELQAYIKEFHTTGLAWSKTGPVAKELSGLPSGPSAGSGPPPPPPGPPPPPVPTSSGCDDSASRSALFAQINQGESITHALKHVSDDMKTHKNPALKAQSGPVRSGPKPFSAPKPQTSPSPKPATKKEPALLELEGKKWRVENQENVSNLVIDDTELKQVVYIYKCVNTTLQIKGKINSITVDNCKKLGLVFDDVVGIVEIINSRDVKVQVMGKVPTISINKTDGCHAYLSKNSLDCEIVSAKSSEMNVLIPTESGDFNEFPVPEQFKTLWNGQKLVTTVTEIAG